The Leptospira montravelensis nucleotide sequence TTACTCTTGGAATCAACTTAGCGAACAATCTTGGAAAGTATTTATGTAGAAAAATGGCAAATTTTTCTTTTGGACGAGCAATGACTACTTCCAACCTTCCACTTTCAATCGCCGATATGATTTGTTTTGCGCACACGCGAGAATCGATCCCTTCTTGAATTCCAGGGTCAACCTTTCCATGTTTAGAACCATCTCCAGAATATGCATTTTCCGAAATATTGGTTTTAATGAATCCAGGATATACTAAAGTAATTTTTATATTATGATTTGTATTTTCTGCGCGAAGGGCTTCATAAAAACCAGTCAGCGCAAATTTTGAAGAGGAATATCCAGTACGATAAGGAACACCAAATTTTCCAGCAATGCTTGCGATACTAACAATATGACCTTTATTCTGTTTTCTAAAATAAGGTAACAAAGCCAGTGAAAGAGAGATATTACCAAAGAAATTGATATTCATAAGCGATTGGTATGTTGACAAACTAGTCTCATGAGCTAACGAACGTTGGCTGATTCCACCATTATTGATTAACACATCGATACTTCCAAATTTTTGCAGTATTAATTCTGGAAATTCTACTAACGTAGTATATTTTTCTAAATCTAGAGGTAAAATTAAACAATTCTCGTCTGACAATCCTGATTGGCTTTTTACTCTCTCCAATTCCGTTTTACGACGGGCAGAAAGTACAAGTTTAACACCTGTTTCCTTTAATTCTTGCACTAAAGCCTCTCCGATACCAGAAGAAGCCCCCGTAATCCAAACAACTTTTCCATTCCAAAACATATTTTTATGATCCAACAATAATTTCATTTTTCTTGGACTACCTTTAATATTTGGTCTCCCAAATCAATTCGACGGTCCGCAGTTCTTATGGAAGAACGAATGGTATCACCAGGCTGCAAGTATTCAGTTCGTTTTAATTGGCCTTTTATAAAAAGTTCCCATTTCCTTTTTTCCGAAAGTAAGGCAGCGATTTTCTGTACCAGTTTTCCTGGGGCTCTTAGGGCACAACCAGAAGGTGTGCCTGTTAATAAAACATCACCTGGCATTATATCGCAAAATTGAGATAACTCTTGGATGGTTTCTTCAGGTTTATAAACCAAACCAGCAATAGAATCGTGTTGGCGTATGCGATCATTGACAAGTAAGGTAAGTTCTAAATTTTCTAATAATGAAACATCTCCTTCTTCTAATACTGCTAGTATTGGACCTGCGGGAAGAAAACTACGGTATGATTTTCCTTTGTACCACTGCATCTGAGGGAGTTGGATATCTCGAGCAGATATGTCATTGGCCATAAACAAAGCAGAAACATAGTCACTTAGTTTGAATGAATTACTTTCCAGCGATTGATTGATTGGCTTTCCAAATACCAACCCAAGTTCAATCTCATAATCAAGTAACCTAACATGATTTGGTCGAATCACTTCACCGACTGGAGGAGACAAAGAAGCATCTGATTTTGTGAAAAACAAATTATATTTTTTTTCTTTTGGATTTAGTCCTGACTCTATCAAATGTTGTTCGTAGTTTGCTCCTTGACAAATGATTTGGCATGGCGCTGTAATCGGGGAAAGAAGAGATACTTCTTCTAAAGATAATTTGGAAGACTCCGAAATTTTTGGTTTGGTTTTTACAAATTCCAAAAATTCTTTAGTATTCAAATCACCAGCCAACAGAGGAAACAATTTTCCATTTTCCCATTTAGCCCAATCAATCTTTTTCTCTTTTTCAAAACGTATATAATTTGTAGCCATATCATCTTCCTTCTTGTTAATACTGAATCCATTTTCTCGGTGAGATTTTCATCGTTTTTTTAAGCGAAATTAAATTACCAATTTTAATGTTCCGACCGCTGAATTTTCCTTTTATGAGAGAATAAATTTTGTCCAAAGTTAACTTTGAGTCTAAAAAATTTTCTGGCATATCCTGTCCCCATTGGTATAAACTTTTACGATTCACCAAATGGTAACTAACAGGAATTGTGTTATCAAACTTATCACCATCAGAGTAATGTTCAACGAGCATACCTGCAGGATCTCTATGGTAATCAAAAATTTGACTCCCTAAAAGATGCCTCCCGATACCCCATGCTGGTTTCCAACCCTTCTCCAATAACCATTCTCTTCCTTTTGCTACTTCATCTAAATCTTCTAATTCAAATGCACAATGTTCCAATCGATCATCAGGACCATTTGCAATAACTATCGTATGATGATCTGTTAGCTGATTTCCTAAATCACAACGTAAAAACACAATGACTGGTTCTTTAGAATCAGGAAGAATTTGAATATCTGATGGTATCAAGCCAAAAG carries:
- a CDS encoding SDR family oxidoreductase, with amino-acid sequence MKLLLDHKNMFWNGKVVWITGASSGIGEALVQELKETGVKLVLSARRKTELERVKSQSGLSDENCLILPLDLEKYTTLVEFPELILQKFGSIDVLINNGGISQRSLAHETSLSTYQSLMNINFFGNISLSLALLPYFRKQNKGHIVSIASIAGKFGVPYRTGYSSSKFALTGFYEALRAENTNHNIKITLVYPGFIKTNISENAYSGDGSKHGKVDPGIQEGIDSRVCAKQIISAIESGRLEVVIARPKEKFAIFLHKYFPRLFAKLIPRVKVV
- a CDS encoding fumarylacetoacetate hydrolase family protein; the protein is MATNYIRFEKEKKIDWAKWENGKLFPLLAGDLNTKEFLEFVKTKPKISESSKLSLEEVSLLSPITAPCQIICQGANYEQHLIESGLNPKEKKYNLFFTKSDASLSPPVGEVIRPNHVRLLDYEIELGLVFGKPINQSLESNSFKLSDYVSALFMANDISARDIQLPQMQWYKGKSYRSFLPAGPILAVLEEGDVSLLENLELTLLVNDRIRQHDSIAGLVYKPEETIQELSQFCDIMPGDVLLTGTPSGCALRAPGKLVQKIAALLSEKRKWELFIKGQLKRTEYLQPGDTIRSSIRTADRRIDLGDQILKVVQEK